The Epinephelus lanceolatus isolate andai-2023 chromosome 1, ASM4190304v1, whole genome shotgun sequence genome has a window encoding:
- the LOC117257289 gene encoding uncharacterized protein LOC117257289 — protein MASENTETNAGNEEETGPPSETNEHDYAHTEATNLTSTEASSPSGAPAADEGVSAQESFTTAAEPEPEPEHSTPGQPTLPVELPDPAVGAEVDCPGGHDVVVSFPPQTEENPPKADPSQYATAVAPAMRGGRRRPKRPEDRSCSACKSEFERQGRSFNRRAVYTFSSPETVQWAFPDAVVHEKSFLCETCAQVIRSKCKRKQSGKRTLWLKPPQTKQAELRDKKLKGRRMGKKSKAAQLVSKSCYKAAFKMLWSAKGARKPMMEFWSKQLKEEMKALTRQTDNPFHQKVVSRKPLSSFPWRRCLNWAQDHAPLVTTCLTSLFPDISSLSKSGHPLSEDQAQALLERRAVVALSIPLFTRNIWKNNFLQAALGAELRLQGCSGAALDALNTMGLCQNKDTVRLLLHRLRNSKKTATQNGRQMKMKPEQMKGEDMTDVEEEDIEEEDEEEEEEEEEEVEEEEEEDDDDDEEEEEEEMEMVVEEEEVQEVEVQVGVDEEEAEDQSVEEKKRRRKKAKKQRKEEKRKERGKRKVKEREEVDEEEDDGSEQKKRRVVVVRLGLLKGHSEVGRSDLSAP, from the exons ATGGCGAGTGAAAACACCGAGACCAACGCGGGGAACGAGGAGGAAACTGGTCCTCCATCCGAGACTAACGAGCACGACTATGCCCACACCGAGGCCACTAACTTAACTTCCACGGAAGCATCCTCCCCCTCGGGAGCACCGGCGGCGGACGAAGGAGTCTCCGCGCAGGAAAGCTTCACCACAGCAGCCGAACCTGAACCTGAGCCCGAGCACAGCACACCGGGGCAGCCCACCCTGCCGGTGGAGCTTCCCGATCCGGCTGTGGGTGCGGAGGTGGACTGCCCCGGCGGGCATGATGTGGTGGTGTCTTTTCCGCCGCAGACCGAGGAAAACCCTCCAAAGGCAGACCCCTCTCAGTATGCTACAGCCGTCGCCCCCGCTATGCGAGGCGGCCGGCGGCGTCCCAAGCGGCCCGAGGACCGGAGCTGCTCCGCCTGTAAGTCTGAGTTCGAGCGGCAGGGCCGCAGCTTCAACCGGAGGGCGGTGTACACCTTCTCCAGCCCGGAGACTGTGCAGTGGGCCTTCCCGGACGCCGTAGTACACGAAAAGTCGTTCCTGTGTGAGACCTGTGCGCAGGTCATCAGGAGCAAATGCAAACGCAAACAGAGCGGGAAGCGGACCCTGTGGCTGAAACCGCCCCAGACTaaacag GCAGAGTTGAGAGACAAGAAGCTGAAAGGTCGCAGGATGGGGAAGAAGAGCAAAGCAGCTCAGCTGGTGAGCAAGTCCTGCTACAAGGCCGCTTTCAAAATGCTCTGGTCTGCTAAAGGTGCCCGGAAGCCCATGATGGAGTTCTGGAgcaaacaactgaaagaggaG ATGAAGGCGCTGACACGGCAGACAGACAATCCCTTCCATCAGAAGGTGGTGAGCAGAAAGCCACTGTCATCCTTTCCCTGGCGGCGCTGTCTGAACTGGGCCCAGGACCACGCTCCTCTTGTCACCACCTGCCTCACCTCGCTGTTCCCTGACATCAGTTCTCTTTCAAAGAGTGGCCA CCCGCTGTCGGAGGACCAAGCCCAGGCGTTGCTGGAGCGCAGGGCCGTGGTGGCgctctccatccctctcttcACCAGGAACATCTGGAAGAACAACTTCCTGCAGGCAGCTCTGGGGGCAGAGCTCCGGCTGCAGGGCTGCTCTGGTGCTGCTCTTGACGCCCTCAACACTATGGGGCTGTGTCAGAACAAAGACACCGTCAGGTTGCTGCTGCACAGGCTCCGAAACAGCAAGAAGACG GCAACACAGAACGGACGACAGATGAAGATGAAACCGGAGCAGATGAAAGGAGAGGATATGACAGACGTGGAGGAAGAAGATATCGAGGAGgaggacgaagaggaggaggaggaggaggaagaggaggtagaagaagaggaagaggaggatgacgATGACgacgaagaagaggaggaggaggaaatggaAATGGTGGTAGAGGAGGAAGAAGTGCAAGAGGTAGAAGTGCAGGTTGGAGTGGATGAGGAGGAAGCGGAGGATCAATcagtggaggagaagaagaggaggaggaagaaggcgaagaagcagaggaaggaggagaagaggaaggagcGAGGGAAACGAAAGgtgaaggagagggaggaggtggacgaggaggaggatgacgggtcagagcagaagaagaggagggtggtggtggtgaggcTCGGCCTGCTGAAGGGACACTCGGAGGTTGGACGGTCCGACCTGTCGGCTCCTTAA